A region of Deinococcus rubellus DNA encodes the following proteins:
- a CDS encoding YeiH family protein, protein MSSAPASRSPAEAEPLPRNKLAELLPGLLLSGTVAGAGFWLDAEGWLSGLGLSSLTLAIVLGMLVGNTVYPRVAARAQPGVVFSKGTLLRLGIILYGLRLTIQQMLGVGLDGLLADLLMLSSTFFLAFWLGTRWLKLDRQTAILIGAGSSICGAAAVMATEPIVKAQAEKVAVAVATVVIFGTIGIFLYPQMNAWHWWPFSGLHFGVYIGSTVHEVAQVVAAGRSISPAVADAAVTVKLLRVILLAPFLLLLSYFWGRSEQRRSNKTSTENVKVTIPWFAFAFIGVALFNSLHLLPPRLLQNLITLDTLLLSMAMAALGLTTHFGAIRQAGAKPLLLGALLMVWLVGAGGLVQGVLTGVGL, encoded by the coding sequence ATGTCCTCCGCTCCCGCCTCACGTTCGCCCGCCGAAGCCGAACCGTTGCCCCGAAACAAGCTCGCCGAACTGCTGCCCGGGCTGCTGCTGTCCGGCACGGTGGCGGGTGCCGGGTTCTGGCTGGACGCCGAGGGCTGGTTGAGCGGGCTGGGTCTCAGCAGCCTGACCCTGGCGATTGTGCTGGGCATGCTGGTGGGCAATACCGTTTACCCCCGAGTGGCAGCCAGAGCGCAGCCGGGCGTGGTGTTCAGTAAAGGTACGCTGCTGCGGCTGGGCATCATCCTCTACGGCCTGCGCCTGACCATCCAGCAGATGCTGGGCGTGGGCCTCGACGGGCTGCTGGCCGATCTGCTGATGCTCAGCAGCACCTTTTTTCTGGCGTTCTGGCTGGGCACGCGCTGGCTCAAACTGGACCGTCAGACGGCAATTTTGATCGGCGCGGGCAGCAGCATTTGCGGCGCGGCGGCAGTCATGGCCACCGAACCGATTGTCAAGGCTCAGGCCGAGAAAGTCGCGGTGGCCGTCGCCACGGTGGTCATTTTCGGCACCATCGGCATTTTCCTCTATCCCCAGATGAATGCCTGGCACTGGTGGCCGTTCTCGGGGCTTCACTTCGGGGTTTATATCGGCTCGACGGTCCACGAGGTCGCGCAGGTGGTTGCCGCAGGCCGCTCAATCAGCCCGGCGGTGGCCGACGCGGCGGTCACGGTCAAGCTGCTGCGGGTCATCCTGCTCGCGCCCTTCCTGCTGCTACTCTCCTATTTCTGGGGCCGCTCGGAGCAGCGCCGCTCCAATAAGACCAGTACAGAGAACGTCAAAGTGACCATTCCCTGGTTCGCCTTCGCCTTCATCGGCGTGGCGCTCTTCAACTCGCTTCACCTTTTGCCGCCGCGCCTGCTGCAAAACCTCATCACGCTGGATACATTGCTGCTGAGCATGGCGATGGCGGCCCTGGGCCTGACCACCCACTTCGGGGCAATTCGGCAGGCTGGAGCCAAGCCGCTCCTGCTGGGCGCGCTGCTGATGGTCTGGCTGGTGGGCGCTGGCGGGCTGGTGCAGGGCGTGCTGACGGGGGTCGGTCTTTGA
- a CDS encoding LysR family transcriptional regulator, with the protein MAIQADGLICFAAVARLGSVTQAAGQLNRSQPALSAQLRGLREAVGEPLYVRRRSGVELTAAGRALLPHALTAERGLRQAREWAEKVRSGHWGQLSLLASLTAAEYVLPQYLAQFCREFPQVLVKVEASNSQQVEDLLLSGRGEVGVVEGELAHLDHALHARPLFEDRLVLVISPQHPWAAATPRLTDLPNCPLIQREEGSGTRAVTEHAFQLLGLEKRSLLEASGTQTIKELVMQGLGAAFLSRLAVQREVAAGKLLMLDFPELALNRPLTLVTLRDQPLSLPAQQFINLLTTTRVTGEQNSEG; encoded by the coding sequence ATGGCAATTCAGGCCGATGGATTGATCTGCTTCGCGGCGGTGGCGCGGCTCGGCAGCGTGACGCAGGCCGCCGGGCAGCTCAACCGCAGTCAACCCGCCCTCTCGGCCCAGTTGCGCGGTCTGCGCGAAGCGGTGGGCGAGCCGCTCTATGTCAGACGCCGAAGCGGGGTTGAACTCACCGCAGCGGGCCGGGCGCTGCTGCCGCACGCGCTGACGGCCGAGCGCGGCCTGCGCCAGGCACGGGAGTGGGCAGAAAAGGTGCGCTCGGGACACTGGGGCCAGCTTTCCCTGCTGGCCAGCCTAACCGCTGCCGAGTACGTTCTGCCCCAGTACCTCGCTCAGTTTTGCCGGGAGTTTCCGCAGGTGCTGGTAAAAGTGGAGGCCAGCAATTCGCAGCAGGTCGAAGACCTCCTGCTCTCCGGGCGCGGCGAGGTGGGCGTCGTCGAGGGTGAACTGGCCCATCTCGACCATGCCCTGCATGCCCGTCCCCTCTTTGAGGACAGGCTGGTGCTGGTCATCTCGCCGCAGCATCCCTGGGCGGCGGCAACTCCCCGGCTCACCGACCTGCCCAACTGTCCGCTGATTCAGCGCGAGGAGGGATCAGGGACGCGGGCCGTCACCGAGCACGCCTTTCAGTTGCTGGGCCTGGAAAAGCGCAGTCTGCTGGAAGCCAGCGGTACGCAGACCATCAAGGAACTGGTCATGCAGGGGCTGGGCGCAGCGTTTCTCTCGCGGCTGGCCGTGCAGCGCGAGGTGGCGGCGGGCAAGCTGCTGATGCTGGACTTTCCCGAACTGGCGCTGAACCGTCCGCTGACCCTGGTGACCCTGCGCGATCAGCCGCTCAGCCTGCCCGCTCAGCAGTTCATCAATTTGCTGACCACAACGCGGGTCACCGGAGAGCAGAACAGTGAAGGCTAA